In Bradyrhizobium sp. 1(2017), one DNA window encodes the following:
- the recJ gene encoding single-stranded-DNA-specific exonuclease RecJ has product MTPPATALPVEAPQAFLGVTRSLTDKLWRDRLDGRGAAKALAIVQRHQLPELLARVLAGRGVDIDTVPDFLDPTIRKLLPDPFTVTEMEAAARRIADAATKGEKVAIFGDYDVDGATSAALLAWHLRHCGLDPLIHIPDRIFEGYGPNTEAVRALAAKGATLLVTVDCGTTSIEPLAEAKRLGMSVVVIDHHQCGLDLPEVDALVNPNRPDDLSGLGHLAAVGLVLVTLVAVNRELRQRGFWGSEMPEPDLLGMLHHVALGTVADVAPLIGLNRAFVVKGLIAMRRRDHVGHTALMDVARLNGPPEAWHLGFMLGPRVNAGGRIGRADLGVRLLLEGDSVEAARIAAELDRLNSERRVIEQAAEAQAEAEALASIGLEDKLGVIVTASEGWHPGVVGLVASRLKEKFSRPAFAIALEPGGIGTGSGRSIAGVDLGKAVRQAVADGILLKGGGHAMAAGVTLRKEKLAEFRAYMEQALARDVAEARHVNELYVDGAVSARAVTTELATTLNRAGPFGSGNPEPVLALPAHQLVYADEVGQAHLRLRFKSGDGAIVNGIAFRSVGQKLGNALQANRGQQMHVAGSLSVDRYQGVERVQFRVVDVALPDQGPSVIR; this is encoded by the coding sequence ATGACGCCGCCCGCCACTGCCTTGCCCGTCGAAGCGCCCCAGGCGTTCCTGGGGGTGACGCGCTCGCTGACCGACAAGCTGTGGCGCGACCGGCTGGACGGGCGCGGGGCGGCCAAGGCGCTTGCCATCGTGCAACGGCACCAATTGCCGGAACTGCTGGCGCGGGTGCTTGCGGGCCGCGGCGTCGACATCGACACCGTGCCGGACTTCCTAGATCCGACCATCCGAAAGCTGCTGCCGGACCCGTTCACGGTGACGGAGATGGAAGCCGCGGCCAGGCGGATCGCGGATGCCGCGACCAAGGGCGAGAAGGTTGCGATCTTCGGCGATTACGACGTCGACGGGGCGACCTCGGCGGCGCTGCTGGCCTGGCACCTGCGCCATTGCGGGCTCGATCCGCTGATCCACATTCCCGACCGGATCTTCGAGGGATATGGGCCCAACACGGAAGCGGTGCGCGCGCTGGCGGCCAAGGGCGCCACGCTGCTGGTTACCGTCGATTGCGGCACCACGAGCATCGAGCCGCTGGCCGAAGCCAAGCGCCTCGGCATGTCCGTGGTCGTGATCGACCACCATCAATGCGGCCTCGATCTCCCGGAGGTCGATGCGCTGGTCAATCCGAACCGGCCCGACGATCTTTCCGGCCTCGGCCATCTCGCCGCGGTCGGCCTCGTGCTTGTGACGCTGGTTGCCGTGAACCGCGAGCTGCGCCAGCGCGGCTTCTGGGGCAGCGAGATGCCCGAGCCGGATCTGCTCGGCATGCTGCACCACGTCGCGCTCGGCACCGTCGCCGACGTCGCCCCACTGATTGGGCTGAACCGCGCCTTCGTCGTGAAGGGCCTGATCGCGATGCGGCGGCGCGACCATGTCGGCCACACCGCGCTGATGGACGTGGCGCGCCTCAACGGCCCGCCGGAGGCCTGGCATCTCGGCTTCATGCTGGGGCCGCGCGTCAATGCCGGCGGCCGCATCGGCCGCGCCGACCTCGGCGTGCGGCTGCTCTTGGAAGGCGACAGCGTCGAGGCTGCGCGGATCGCGGCTGAGCTCGATCGCCTCAACAGCGAGCGCCGCGTCATCGAGCAGGCGGCGGAAGCGCAGGCCGAAGCGGAAGCGCTGGCCTCGATTGGGCTGGAGGACAAGCTCGGCGTCATCGTCACCGCGTCCGAAGGCTGGCATCCCGGCGTGGTCGGCCTCGTCGCCTCCCGCTTGAAGGAGAAATTTTCGCGGCCGGCCTTTGCCATCGCGCTCGAGCCTGGCGGCATCGGCACCGGATCGGGCCGCTCGATCGCCGGCGTCGATCTCGGCAAGGCCGTACGCCAGGCGGTCGCCGACGGCATTCTGCTCAAGGGCGGCGGCCATGCCATGGCCGCGGGCGTGACCTTGCGAAAGGAGAAGCTCGCCGAATTCCGCGCCTATATGGAGCAGGCCCTGGCACGCGACGTTGCCGAAGCCCGCCACGTCAACGAGCTCTATGTCGACGGCGCGGTCTCCGCACGTGCGGTAACGACGGAGCTAGCGACCACGCTGAACCGCGCCGGCCCGTTCGGCAGCGGCAATCCGGAGCCGGTGCTGGCCTTGCCGGCGCATCAGCTCGTCTATGCCGACGAGGTAGGACAGGCGCATCTGCGCCTGCGCTTCAAATCGGGTGACGGCGCCATCGTCAACGGCATCGCGTTCCGTTCGGTCGGCCAGAAGCTCGGCAACGCGCTGCAGGCCAATCGCGGTCAGCAGATGCACGTCGCGGGATCATTGTCGGTCGATCGCTATCAGGGCGTCGAGCGGGTGCAATTCCGCGTCGTCGACGTCGCACTACCGGATCAGGGGCCATCCGTGATCAGATAA
- a CDS encoding SDR family NAD(P)-dependent oxidoreductase, which translates to MAGQVEGKVALVTGGASGIGEAIVELFAREGATVIATDIDELRGPELAKRIATAGGKAIFLEQDVTSEERWIEIVAEIAKRYGRLDIMVSNAGIGIAVPSIVDMTLSDWRKQNAINLDGVFLSVKHCLPLMRKTGGGSIVMMSSLAGLRGAPGLSAYSATKGGVRLFAKSIAMECAAAGDGIRINSVHPGIIDTPIWGKIPTGATGAGQNAPIDPEERAKVATPLGRAGHAAEIASGVLYLASDGSRYVTGSELVIDGGMNAGGVPRRA; encoded by the coding sequence ATGGCAGGGCAGGTTGAGGGCAAGGTGGCGCTGGTGACGGGCGGCGCCTCGGGCATCGGCGAGGCCATCGTCGAGCTGTTCGCGCGCGAGGGCGCCACCGTCATTGCAACCGACATCGACGAGCTACGCGGCCCCGAGCTTGCCAAGCGCATCGCCACGGCCGGCGGCAAGGCGATCTTCCTGGAGCAGGACGTCACCAGCGAGGAACGCTGGATCGAGATCGTCGCCGAAATCGCCAAGCGCTACGGCCGGCTCGACATCATGGTCTCCAATGCCGGCATCGGCATCGCCGTGCCCTCGATCGTCGACATGACGCTCTCGGACTGGCGCAAGCAGAACGCGATCAACCTCGACGGCGTGTTCCTCTCGGTCAAGCACTGCCTGCCCCTGATGCGCAAGACCGGCGGCGGCTCGATCGTGATGATGTCCTCGCTCGCAGGCTTGCGCGGCGCGCCCGGGCTGTCGGCCTATTCCGCCACCAAGGGCGGCGTGCGGCTGTTCGCCAAATCGATCGCGATGGAGTGCGCGGCCGCCGGCGATGGCATCCGTATCAACTCCGTGCATCCCGGCATCATCGATACGCCGATCTGGGGCAAGATCCCGACCGGCGCGACCGGTGCCGGCCAGAACGCGCCGATCGATCCGGAGGAGCGCGCCAAGGTCGCTACGCCGCTTGGCCGCGCCGGCCATGCTGCCGAGATCGCCTCCGGCGTACTCTATCTGGCCTCGGATGGCTCGCGCTACGTCACCGGCAGCGAGCTCGTCATCGACGGCGGCATGAATGCCGGGGGCGTGCCGCGGCGCGCATAG
- a CDS encoding aldolase: MAHNLHASSPAPQRSNRPDLATDAIRTAREDLAACFRMAARNGFEEGICNHFSAVVPGHDDLFLVNPYGYAFRELTASKLLICDFHGNVLDGEGVPEATAFYIHAEMHKRLPRAKVAFHTHMPYATALSMTEGEPLIWAGQTALKFYGRIAVDRDYNGLALDNREGARIASSVGDADIVFMKHHGVMVLAPTIAEAWDDLYYLERAAEVQVLAMSTGRKVLPVDPAVAAETYRQMREGDSESARLHLAAIRRQLDAEEPQYRH; this comes from the coding sequence ATGGCGCACAATCTTCACGCCTCCTCACCCGCGCCGCAGCGTTCGAACCGGCCGGATCTCGCCACCGATGCGATCCGCACCGCGCGCGAGGATCTCGCTGCCTGCTTTCGCATGGCCGCGCGCAACGGCTTCGAAGAAGGCATCTGCAATCACTTCTCGGCCGTGGTGCCCGGGCATGACGATCTCTTCCTGGTCAACCCCTATGGCTACGCCTTCCGCGAGCTGACCGCGTCGAAGCTCTTGATCTGCGATTTTCACGGCAACGTGCTCGATGGCGAGGGCGTGCCCGAAGCGACCGCCTTCTACATCCATGCCGAGATGCACAAGCGCCTGCCGCGCGCCAAGGTCGCCTTCCACACCCACATGCCCTATGCCACGGCGCTATCGATGACGGAGGGCGAGCCCCTGATCTGGGCCGGCCAGACCGCGCTGAAGTTCTACGGCCGCATCGCCGTTGACCGCGACTATAACGGCCTCGCGCTCGACAACCGCGAGGGGGCACGCATCGCCTCCAGCGTCGGCGATGCCGACATCGTCTTCATGAAGCATCACGGCGTCATGGTGCTGGCGCCGACCATCGCGGAAGCCTGGGACGATCTCTATTATCTCGAACGCGCCGCCGAGGTGCAGGTGCTCGCGATGTCGACGGGTCGGAAAGTCCTGCCTGTGGATCCCGCTGTCGCGGCCGAAACCTACCGGCAGATGCGCGAAGGCGACTCCGAATCCGCGCGGTTGCATCTCGCCGCGATCCGCCGCCAGCTCGATGCGGAAGAGCCGCAGTACAGGCACTGA
- a CDS encoding lytic murein transglycosylase: MKNADSSAHQARRTLLKSALGVAALLTLPTRALAAPPGFDEWREAFRTRAMAKGISAAAWQRAMARVEPDMSVFKQMRSQPEFHEQVWQYINRRVSDWRIINGKVALKNNEALLARIERDFGVERGTLLALWGVESAYGDPLVQQNHMKPVFPSLAALAWNEPRRKAYWETELINALRIVDKGWSTPEQMQGSWAGAMGHSQWMPEVWLNVGIDYDGDGKVSPFGKPDDALGSTAKYLVNRGKWHRGEHWGYEVRASGNMSGSRSYAAWASAGVTRADGQPFPQPNASAQMWTPVAGGPTFLLGPNFYSVKSYNPSMNYALAICHLGDRCLGAPPFIQPFPGSERALTLAEVQEMQTRLTKAGFDTGGTDGRVGNDTMKAVKDFQQRAGITPADGYGGLKVLAKLRQGS, translated from the coding sequence ATGAAAAATGCTGATTCCTCCGCCCATCAGGCCCGCCGCACTCTGCTGAAATCCGCACTCGGTGTGGCCGCCTTGCTCACGCTCCCGACACGCGCTCTCGCCGCGCCTCCGGGCTTCGACGAATGGCGCGAGGCTTTTCGCACGCGGGCGATGGCAAAGGGCATTTCGGCCGCGGCCTGGCAACGCGCGATGGCGCGGGTCGAGCCGGACATGAGCGTGTTCAAGCAGATGCGCAGCCAGCCGGAATTCCACGAACAGGTGTGGCAGTACATCAACCGCCGCGTTTCCGACTGGCGCATTATCAACGGCAAGGTCGCGCTGAAGAACAACGAGGCGCTGCTGGCGCGCATCGAGCGCGACTTCGGCGTCGAGCGCGGCACGCTGCTGGCACTGTGGGGCGTCGAGTCCGCCTATGGCGATCCGCTGGTGCAGCAGAACCATATGAAGCCGGTGTTTCCCTCGCTCGCCGCGCTCGCCTGGAACGAGCCGCGCCGCAAGGCCTATTGGGAGACCGAGCTGATCAATGCGCTCCGCATCGTCGACAAGGGCTGGAGCACGCCGGAGCAGATGCAGGGATCCTGGGCCGGCGCGATGGGCCATTCGCAATGGATGCCGGAAGTCTGGCTCAATGTCGGCATCGACTATGACGGCGACGGCAAGGTCTCGCCATTCGGCAAGCCCGACGATGCGCTGGGCTCGACCGCAAAATATCTGGTCAATCGCGGCAAATGGCACCGCGGCGAGCATTGGGGCTACGAGGTGCGCGCGTCCGGCAACATGAGCGGGAGCCGCAGCTACGCCGCCTGGGCGTCCGCCGGCGTGACCCGCGCCGACGGCCAGCCATTCCCGCAGCCGAACGCATCCGCGCAAATGTGGACGCCGGTCGCGGGCGGGCCAACCTTCCTGCTCGGACCGAACTTCTATTCGGTGAAAAGCTATAATCCGTCGATGAATTATGCGCTGGCGATCTGCCATCTCGGCGACCGCTGCCTGGGCGCGCCACCCTTCATCCAGCCCTTCCCCGGCTCCGAGCGCGCGCTGACGCTCGCCGAGGTGCAGGAGATGCAGACACGCCTGACCAAGGCCGGCTTCGACACCGGCGGCACCGACGGCCGCGTCGGCAACGACACGATGAAGGCCGTGAAGGATTTTCAGCAGCGTGCGGGCATCACGCCGGCGGACGGATATGGCGGGCTCAAGGTGCTGGCGAAGCTGCGGCAGGGATCGTAG
- a CDS encoding MarR family winged helix-turn-helix transcriptional regulator: protein MSRKTAGLTRSKNARKAPAPADDGVRVPAPGEGKRGEQGYLGYLLRQAHAAVRLTMERTLADLGVTSPQFAVLTMLNAYPGLSGADVARLTFLTPQTVGVIIRNLERDGAIEMTPHPIHGRIQQWSLTSRGSTLLKACRERVIALEKRLARGLDSKAETAIRRWLAGIAAELQED, encoded by the coding sequence ATGTCACGCAAGACCGCAGGCCTCACAAGATCGAAAAACGCGCGCAAGGCCCCTGCACCGGCCGATGACGGCGTTCGCGTACCCGCGCCCGGCGAAGGCAAGCGCGGCGAGCAAGGTTATCTCGGCTATCTGCTGCGTCAGGCTCACGCCGCGGTTCGGCTGACGATGGAGCGGACCCTCGCCGATCTCGGCGTGACCTCGCCGCAATTCGCTGTGCTGACGATGCTCAACGCCTATCCGGGCCTGTCGGGGGCCGACGTCGCCCGCCTCACTTTCCTCACGCCTCAGACCGTTGGGGTCATTATTCGAAATCTCGAACGCGACGGGGCGATCGAGATGACGCCGCATCCCATCCACGGCCGCATCCAGCAATGGTCGCTGACATCGCGAGGGTCGACGCTGCTGAAGGCCTGCCGCGAGCGCGTCATCGCGCTCGAAAAGCGGCTCGCCCGGGGCTTGGATAGCAAGGCGGAAACTGCGATCCGCCGCTGGCTTGCCGGCATCGCAGCCGAGTTGCAGGAGGACTAG
- a CDS encoding carboxymuconolactone decarboxylase family protein, with the protein MSHARSEYEDFKKIAPDVYDLVLALGQLATKAGLDKHLVELVKLRASQINGCAFCVQHHVLLSERIGVPADKLHLVAVWREAPIFSARERAALAWAEALTLLPEGVSDEVYSEASREFSESELTYLTSAVASINVWNRFGAAYRWTPAQRPVAANAAAS; encoded by the coding sequence ATGTCACACGCCCGCAGCGAATACGAGGATTTCAAGAAGATCGCGCCCGACGTCTATGATCTGGTGCTGGCGCTCGGTCAGCTTGCAACGAAGGCCGGCCTCGACAAGCATCTCGTCGAGCTCGTCAAGCTGCGCGCCTCGCAGATCAACGGCTGCGCCTTCTGCGTGCAGCACCACGTCCTGCTGTCGGAACGGATCGGCGTTCCCGCTGACAAGCTCCATCTCGTCGCGGTCTGGCGCGAGGCGCCGATCTTCTCGGCGCGCGAGCGCGCGGCGCTGGCCTGGGCGGAGGCGTTGACGCTGCTACCCGAGGGCGTCAGCGACGAGGTCTATTCGGAGGCAAGCCGCGAGTTCTCCGAGAGCGAGCTGACCTACCTGACGTCGGCGGTCGCCTCGATCAACGTCTGGAACCGGTTCGGTGCGGCCTATCGCTGGACGCCGGCCCAGCGGCCTGTCGCGGCGAATGCCGCGGCATCCTGA
- a CDS encoding cupin domain-containing protein produces the protein MTAMNLAATQRPMPSMAIAALGGLACALVIGKVLPVTIDGVSGVLAPLCASAAEGSPLDKVEPIGSYALPNVPGKRVTIVRVSYGPGGFSRPHRHAGSVTAYITKGEIRSQLGGGPIETFGVGQSFFEPPGSTHLVSANASMTEPAELIAVFVADEGAQLTTLLD, from the coding sequence ATGACAGCAATGAATTTGGCCGCGACGCAGCGTCCGATGCCCTCGATGGCGATCGCCGCCCTTGGCGGGCTTGCCTGTGCGCTCGTGATCGGCAAGGTGCTGCCGGTGACGATCGACGGTGTGTCAGGCGTGCTGGCGCCGCTCTGCGCCTCGGCGGCGGAGGGCTCGCCACTCGACAAGGTCGAGCCGATCGGCTCCTACGCGTTGCCGAACGTCCCGGGCAAGCGCGTCACCATCGTGCGCGTGTCCTATGGTCCGGGCGGGTTTTCGCGGCCGCACCGGCATGCGGGCTCGGTGACAGCCTACATCACCAAGGGCGAGATCCGCTCGCAGCTCGGCGGCGGGCCCATCGAGACATTCGGCGTCGGCCAGTCGTTCTTCGAGCCGCCGGGCTCGACGCATCTGGTGTCGGCCAATGCCAGCATGACGGAGCCGGCGGAATTGATCGCGGTGTTCGTCGCGGATGAGGGCGCGCAGCTCACGACGCTCCTGGACTAG
- a CDS encoding DUF808 domain-containing protein: MSVGLIGLLDDIAAIAKVAAASLDDVASQAAKAGAKAAGVVIDDAAVTPNYVIGFASKRELPIVGKIALGSLRNKLLVLLPVALLLGYFLPAAVTPLLMLGGAFLCYEGAEKVLEAVLPHHAHHHEAQLQPIALNARSVEDEKVASAIKTDFILSAEIMAITLAALPAGSIWMQAFVLALVGLCITVGVYGVVALIVKADDMGMVLARYDGASVIGGAIRSLGRAVVRGMPIFLAVLSTIGTAAMIWVGGGIILHGIEKYGPPAIGHTVHAATEAAAHLLPSVAGIIAWSVEAAISGVLGLLVGAIAIPVVEYCLSPAWKLLRRSKPA; the protein is encoded by the coding sequence ATGAGTGTCGGACTAATCGGCCTTCTCGACGATATCGCGGCGATTGCAAAGGTGGCAGCGGCCTCGCTCGACGATGTGGCAAGTCAGGCCGCCAAGGCGGGCGCAAAGGCGGCTGGCGTGGTGATCGACGACGCGGCCGTCACGCCGAACTACGTCATCGGTTTTGCCTCGAAGCGGGAGCTGCCGATCGTCGGCAAGATCGCGCTCGGATCGCTGCGCAACAAATTGCTGGTCCTGCTGCCCGTTGCGTTGTTGCTCGGTTATTTCCTGCCTGCGGCGGTCACGCCGCTGCTCATGCTGGGCGGAGCCTTTCTCTGCTACGAGGGTGCCGAAAAGGTGCTCGAAGCGGTGCTGCCGCATCATGCCCATCACCACGAAGCCCAGCTCCAGCCGATTGCGCTGAATGCCCGTTCGGTCGAGGACGAGAAGGTCGCGAGCGCCATCAAGACGGATTTCATCCTGTCGGCGGAGATCATGGCGATCACGCTGGCGGCCCTCCCCGCCGGCAGCATCTGGATGCAAGCGTTCGTCCTGGCGCTGGTCGGCCTTTGCATCACCGTCGGGGTCTACGGCGTCGTCGCCCTGATCGTGAAGGCGGACGATATGGGCATGGTCCTTGCGCGCTATGACGGCGCCTCAGTCATCGGCGGCGCGATCCGCTCGCTTGGACGCGCGGTCGTTCGCGGCATGCCCATCTTCCTGGCGGTGCTGAGCACCATCGGCACCGCCGCCATGATCTGGGTCGGCGGCGGCATCATCCTGCACGGCATCGAGAAATACGGACCGCCTGCCATCGGTCACACGGTCCATGCCGCGACCGAGGCTGCCGCACACCTCCTTCCATCCGTTGCCGGCATCATCGCATGGTCGGTCGAGGCAGCCATCTCCGGCGTTCTTGGACTGCTTGTCGGCGCAATTGCAATTCCGGTGGTCGAATACTGTCTCTCCCCCGCATGGAAGCTGTTGCGGCGATCGAAGCCGGCCTGA
- a CDS encoding M23 family peptidase codes for MPPGGETVVGKGFRFVSQLLASLSLLIATPLAADEFRSPSLTALRVDWRAALDQLRAEISSRPRIAGDFIFVPRRSVPRYDPRAMPALVQLNAVSSPFFTGISRSPVPVLLPFDAAAYLEAQRTGAPATLALSRYQADFNPVDMFDAGPAGYSATFSLDPGAGDGMPSRVFARPVEVQITGSALVYDVADPSGGKGEPVKPLATTYPDLRRFIREGYVRYAFTRFGVAYVVSVQCLDSAAKPRRLACREAYPVAERFLKALRVAGGQRMRPLLDVASSILDRPAARSAEFSYRPSGDIIPNTGYRKQGGHADVMTYAQIRFPLEKAPAFVRSQSYGKRDKSEGPTAYPWRDNFCESRSFEVWQCTGGYGHQGEDIRAANCPPPGDGREACDPKQRAVVAVRDAIVIRATKDQAATLQVNSRTEHIRFRYMHMNPHAMNADGLVHGRFVTEGEKIGVVSNYLDHPAGTSMHLHFDVQVFTRDGWIWVSPYVTLVSAYERLIRARGREVGPDVAVTAQPVAHALPDDVIKPDLREGSSGEDN; via the coding sequence GTGCCGCCGGGGGGCGAGACAGTGGTTGGGAAGGGTTTCCGCTTTGTCTCGCAACTTCTGGCGTCGCTTTCGCTCCTCATTGCCACCCCGCTCGCTGCGGATGAGTTTCGCAGCCCCTCACTCACGGCCCTGCGCGTCGATTGGCGCGCAGCGCTCGACCAGCTCCGCGCCGAAATCAGCAGCCGTCCCCGGATTGCGGGCGATTTCATCTTCGTGCCGCGCCGGTCGGTGCCGCGCTACGATCCGCGCGCGATGCCCGCACTGGTGCAGCTCAACGCGGTCTCCTCGCCTTTCTTCACCGGCATCTCCCGCAGCCCCGTGCCCGTGCTGCTGCCGTTCGACGCCGCCGCGTACCTCGAGGCGCAACGCACCGGCGCACCGGCGACCCTCGCGCTGTCGCGCTACCAGGCTGACTTCAATCCCGTCGATATGTTCGATGCCGGTCCCGCCGGCTATAGCGCGACCTTCTCGTTGGATCCCGGCGCCGGCGACGGCATGCCGAGCCGCGTGTTTGCACGGCCCGTCGAAGTGCAGATCACGGGCTCGGCGCTCGTCTATGACGTTGCTGATCCCTCGGGGGGCAAAGGCGAGCCGGTTAAACCTCTCGCAACGACCTATCCAGACCTGCGCAGGTTCATTCGCGAAGGTTATGTGCGCTACGCCTTCACCCGTTTCGGCGTCGCCTATGTGGTGTCGGTCCAGTGCCTCGACAGCGCCGCCAAGCCACGGCGGCTCGCCTGCAGGGAAGCCTATCCGGTCGCGGAGCGATTTCTGAAGGCGCTGCGGGTCGCCGGCGGCCAACGAATGCGACCGCTGCTGGACGTCGCCTCGAGCATCCTCGATCGTCCTGCGGCACGCTCGGCGGAGTTCAGCTACCGGCCGAGCGGCGACATCATTCCGAACACCGGTTACCGCAAGCAAGGCGGCCATGCCGACGTGATGACCTATGCACAGATCCGCTTTCCGCTCGAGAAGGCGCCCGCCTTCGTGCGTTCGCAATCCTACGGCAAGCGCGACAAGAGCGAGGGTCCGACCGCTTATCCCTGGCGCGACAATTTCTGCGAGTCCCGTAGCTTCGAGGTCTGGCAGTGCACCGGCGGATACGGCCACCAGGGCGAGGACATTCGCGCCGCCAATTGCCCACCGCCCGGCGACGGCCGCGAGGCCTGCGATCCCAAACAGCGCGCCGTCGTCGCCGTGCGCGATGCCATCGTGATCCGCGCGACCAAGGACCAGGCCGCGACGCTTCAAGTCAACAGCCGCACTGAGCACATCCGCTTCCGCTACATGCACATGAACCCGCACGCGATGAACGCCGACGGCCTCGTCCACGGCCGCTTCGTCACCGAAGGCGAGAAGATCGGGGTCGTCTCGAACTATCTCGACCATCCCGCCGGCACGTCCATGCATCTGCATTTCGATGTGCAGGTGTTCACCCGCGACGGCTGGATCTGGGTCAGCCCCTACGTCACGCTGGTCTCGGCCTATGAACGCCTGATCCGCGCCCGCGGCCGCGAGGTGGGCCCGGACGTCGCGGTCACGGCGCAGCCCGTGGCACATGCGTTGCCGGACGACGTTATCAAGCCGGACCTGCGCGAGGGGTCGAGCGGCGAGGACAATTGA
- the efp gene encoding elongation factor P, whose translation MRVIASSIRKGNVIEQDGKLYVVVSAENIHPGKGTPVSQIEMRRISDGVKISERYKTTDQVEKATIEERNYTFLYEDGDGFHFMNPETYDQVQVPKDVVGDAAAYLQPEMIVKLSTHDVNVVSLALPQRVTLEVVETEPVTKGQTASSSYKPAVLSNGVRTTVPPHISVGTRIVVMTEDGSYSERAKD comes from the coding sequence TTGAGAGTCATCGCCAGTTCTATTCGCAAGGGCAACGTGATCGAGCAAGACGGCAAGCTTTATGTCGTCGTGAGCGCCGAGAACATCCATCCCGGCAAGGGCACCCCGGTCAGCCAGATCGAAATGCGCCGAATCTCGGACGGGGTAAAGATCTCCGAGCGCTACAAGACCACCGACCAGGTCGAAAAGGCCACGATCGAAGAGCGCAACTACACGTTCCTGTACGAAGACGGCGACGGCTTCCACTTCATGAACCCCGAGACCTACGACCAGGTCCAGGTGCCCAAGGACGTCGTCGGCGACGCGGCCGCGTATCTTCAACCGGAGATGATCGTCAAGCTGTCGACCCACGACGTCAATGTGGTCTCGCTCGCGCTGCCGCAGCGCGTGACGCTGGAAGTGGTCGAGACCGAACCGGTGACCAAGGGCCAGACCGCCTCCTCCTCCTACAAGCCCGCGGTGCTCTCCAACGGTGTCCGCACCACCGTGCCGCCGCACATCTCGGTCGGCACCCGCATCGTGGTGATGACCGAAGACGGCTCCTACTCCGAGCGCGCCAAGGACTGA
- the epmA gene encoding EF-P lysine aminoacylase EpmA, with protein MAGDKPISPFWSPGRHIDRRPFLRARGAISGALRGFFAEQGFVEVETSVLQVSPGNETHLHAPRTEIMRPDGSRASRYLRTSPEFACKKLLAAGEERIFEFARVFRDRERGDLHLPEFTMLEWYRAGAPYDAIMADCVVIIARAAQATGTETFAFRGRTADPFAEPELLTVAGAFERLAGIDLLSTISGDEGNRAALAEAASGKVRVAEDDTWSDIFSKVLVEHVEPHLGQGRLTILFEYPSPEAALARVKAGDARVAERFEVYACGVELANGFGELTDAEEQRKRFTDSMAEKQRRYGEAYPLDEDFLAAVAAMPEASGVALGFDRLVMLASGASRIDQVVWTPPADEMQSET; from the coding sequence ATGGCTGGGGACAAGCCGATTTCGCCGTTCTGGTCGCCCGGGCGGCACATCGACCGGCGCCCCTTCCTCCGGGCCAGGGGGGCCATTAGCGGGGCTTTGCGCGGATTTTTCGCCGAGCAGGGCTTCGTCGAGGTCGAAACCTCAGTCCTCCAGGTCTCCCCCGGCAATGAGACCCATCTGCACGCCCCCAGGACCGAGATCATGCGGCCGGACGGCAGCCGCGCCAGCCGCTATTTGCGGACCTCGCCGGAATTCGCCTGCAAGAAGCTGCTGGCGGCCGGCGAGGAGCGGATTTTCGAGTTTGCCCGGGTGTTCCGGGACCGCGAGCGGGGTGATCTGCACCTGCCTGAATTCACCATGCTGGAATGGTACCGGGCAGGCGCCCCCTACGACGCCATCATGGCCGATTGCGTCGTCATCATCGCCCGCGCGGCGCAGGCGACCGGCACCGAGACTTTCGCCTTCCGCGGCCGGACCGCCGACCCCTTCGCGGAGCCGGAGCTTCTGACGGTCGCGGGCGCCTTCGAGCGACTCGCCGGCATCGACCTGCTGTCGACAATCTCGGGCGACGAGGGTAACCGTGCCGCGCTGGCCGAGGCAGCCAGCGGGAAGGTCCGTGTGGCCGAGGACGACACCTGGTCCGACATCTTCAGCAAGGTTCTGGTCGAACATGTCGAGCCGCATCTGGGGCAGGGGCGTTTGACCATTCTGTTCGAATACCCATCTCCAGAGGCGGCGCTGGCGCGCGTGAAGGCTGGCGATGCCAGGGTCGCCGAGCGGTTCGAGGTCTATGCCTGCGGCGTCGAGCTCGCCAACGGCTTTGGCGAGCTCACCGATGCCGAGGAGCAGCGCAAGCGCTTCACGGACTCCATGGCGGAAAAGCAGCGCCGTTACGGCGAGGCCTATCCGCTGGACGAGGATTTTCTGGCCGCAGTTGCCGCAATGCCTGAAGCGAGCGGTGTCGCACTCGGTTTCGACCGGCTGGTGATGCTGGCAAGCGGCGCATCGCGGATCGATCAGGTGGTGTGGACGCCGCCGGCAGATGAAATGCAAAGTGAGACATGA